The following nucleotide sequence is from Trifolium pratense cultivar HEN17-A07 linkage group LG2, ARS_RC_1.1, whole genome shotgun sequence.
tttcaaaatGCATGATCTTGTTCATGATCTTGCTCAATCTGTTGCAGAAGAAGTATGCTCCATTACGGATGACAACAATGTACCTAGTACATCTGAAAGAATTCGCCACCTCTCAATTTATAGGAGGAAATCCTTAAGGGATGTCAGTTCAGTTCGGTTGGCGAATGTGAAATCATTAAAGACGTGTTTAAAGCATGTTGACCAACTTTCACCTCATGTATTGAAATGTTATTCTTTACGAGTGCTTGACTTCGAAAGAAGAACAAAGTTGTCATCTTCAATTGGTTGTTTAAAATATCTAAGATACTTGAATTTATCTGATGGTAAGTTCAAAACTCTTCCAAAATCGATATGTAAGTTGTGGAACTTGCAGATTTTGAAGTTAGACAATTGTTATCATCTGCTTAACTTACCTAATAGATTGACAGAATTGAAAGCTCTACAAAGCATATATTTGACCAACTGCTACTCATTATCAAGCTTGCCCCCCATGATAAGGAAGTTGACTTTGTTGAAAACTTTAACTTTGTATATAGTCGACACAAAGAAAGggttttttttggaagaattAGGACACCTAAACCTTAAAGGAGATCTTTATATTAGGCACTTGGAGAGAGTTAACAGTGTAATGAATGCCAAAGAAGCCAATATGTCGAGTAAGAACTTAAAGCAATTGCGACTGTCATGGGAGAGAGATGAAGAGTCCAATTTACAAGAAAATGTTGAGGAGATTCTTGAAGTGCTTCAACCTCAGACTCAACAACTTCAAACTTTAGGTGTGCAAGGATATACCGGTTCCTATTTCCCACCATGGATGTCTAGTCCTTCTTTGGAAAATTTAACTTTTCTACAACTAATGGATTGCAAAAGTTGTTTACACCTTCCATTGTTGGGAAAACTACCTTCTCTAAAGGATCTAAGAATATTGAACATGAGTCATGTAATATATGTAGATGAGGAGCCATGTGATGGTGGAGTTGTATGTTTCGTTAAATTAGCAGTTCTAGTACTCGTAGAGCTGCCAAATCTGGTAAGGTTATCAAGGGAGGATAAAGAAAACATGTTTCCGTGTCTTTCAAGACTTCAAATTACCGAATGTCCTAAACTTTTAGGCTTGCCTTGCCTTCCGTATCTCAATGATTTGCGTATAGAAGGGAAATGCAACCAAGATTTGGTAAGTTCAATTCATAAACTCGATAGTCTTGAATCACTTCGATTCAAAGATAATGAAGATCTAACTTGCTTTCCAGATGGGATGCTACGGAACCTCACATCTCTAAAGATATTAGACATTTACGGGCTATTCAAACTTGAGCAACTCCCAATTGAACTCATTTACCTTAATGCTATCCGTGAAATACATATCACGGACTGCGAGAACCTCAAGCCATTGACAGATGAAGTAATACAAGAGTTGCATTCTCTTAAGATATTGGAAATTGTGAGGTGTCCAAAGTTTGATTCAGAGTCACTCAGAAATAGAAGGTTTCGACGAGGCTTTACGACATACTAGAAGGTTTTTGATGAAGCTTATGTAATATGAATGCCCTTCAGTTGTAACATTATGCCTATCTTTATATTGCTGTTGTTTGTATGACATTATAAATCTTAATTGGATCAGTGTATCTGAGGTCTATATAATAATCACCATAACAATAAATAATCAAACGCTACTATGAAGTCAACGAGACTGGAAGATGTCCAAATCGCCGTCGATCACAACTCACTTGCTTTTGCCGTTAACACCATTGACGAAAATGGCGATGGTGTTAATTTCAGTGCTGCATATGATTTAACAGGGAAACATTACGACATTCATCATACTAAAGTTGTTGTGAATGATGATCATGAGGTCAACATCGTTGTTCCTAAAATCAAGAATGAGGGAGAGGAAAGTCACTATGTGGTGATTGATGTCAATGTTGAGTAGTAGAAGATGAAGAATATGATCTTTGAGGTATTTTTTAGGGTTAATTGATGTAAGTATGTAGGTTTTAAATTGTGACTGACTTGTGTTGATAGCTGTGTTAAGCATTGAGacttcaaattcaaattgaacTTTTTGTAAATGTGATATTGTATTGCTTTAATGTCATGTGTATGATGAATTAACGGCTTAACTTGTGTAAGATCTTTGGTTTTGGGAAAGTTGTGTTTGAATTTCATGTGCATTTGAAGTACTGATACACTAACAcgttgacaccgataataatttgagaaatgaGATAATTCAATATAacagacactgacacgtcgacatcgataataatttgagaaatgaGATAATTCAATGTAACAGACActtgacacgtcgacaccgataataatttgagaaatgaGATAATTCAATGTACTTGTAAGTGTCAGTGTCGGACACCAACGCTTGTCTGACACACCAATGCTTGTCTGACAATGTGACACACCTAATACGAGGAGTATCCTTTCTTGATATTGCATAACACATTAAGGATTTGGCCTCAGCAATTGATTTGGTAATGGTAATGGTATTTCTCTCCATACTTGTTTCCATACCCTTGATAACTTCAACTAGTGTCATATATACAAGTACCGTGTGAAGCAAGCTTCAGTTCACCATCATAGTTTCTTTAGAGAAAGTTTTCAAATTGTATTCTCTAACCTTGCACTGCTATCAGGGGAGGTTGGAGTTTTtgattctttattcataataattgCTTTGTAGTGGGAGAGGGTTTGCAGCTATGCCACTCATAAGCTGAATCTTGATGTTATTAAATTTGTTCTAGGTTTTATATCTTATCCATGGACCATATAGGCATGTTAGGCCTAACAACATTTAATATGTCTGATATATATGGTTTTATGATGATTTCCGTAGCTGGATTAATGCAAAGTAGATTGGAAGGGAGTGGGACATTTAAtatatctgctatatatggatcATCCCACTTGATATCTAACTTTTAAGGGATGGTTGACCAAGTGCTTATGTACTATGCAATTGATATCGGAACTGGTTGCCGAGCTGATGGCTCAAAAAGGGATACCTATGGAGGGTCTAACTGAAATGGTCAAGTAAAGTGTCGTAGAGTGCAGCGGCTGTTGTTTCCATACCCTTGATAACTTCAATTAGTGTCATAtagttttcattttatattttcccTGTTCTTCTAAATTCATTGGAGAATAGTAAATGTATGAGGTCTGGTTGATTACGGAAAGGACTTAAGGAGTATACACTATACATCCAAATTACGCTTACTGTATGAAGTAAGCTTCATCAGTTCCCTGGTAGCAGGAGATGTTGGAAGTTTTTGAGTCTTTATTCATAATAGTTGCTTTGTAGTGGGACAGGGTTTTCAGCATTGCCACTCATTAGTTGAATCATCTTGATTAATTTGTTCTATTTTGATATCATATCCATGGACCATAAGCATAGAAAGATAAACTTTCTCACGCTAACAATTGTCATGATGCAGATTATGTTAAACTTTCTACTTTGAAGCTTGGCAATTAACTTGACCTCATTCTTAAATTTTTCAACTCCTTGGCCTGAGGTTTTTGATAATCTCTTGACAGAAACTTCTTGGCATTCAATCAACCTTGGTATTAGTGTAGCCACAAAAACTCATGTTAGTGTTTAGGATATGTGTGTCATGTCATATAATGTGCTTTGTGATTTTGATTATATGATAACagataaaaaccaaaaataaccTACCCTGTAAACACTATCAAATCCTCTTTGTCTAGTACATCCATGTTCCTTTCTCCTGAGCTTTACCACCTCATTCATTAACAACACTCGTCCGGTAAATGTAATTGAATCATGCGGAAGAAAGCGGTTATTGTGAAGATTTAAGAGAGTATAACTCTCTCTTCATTGTGGACATTGGCATTCATTTGGAATACCGGTGAATGATATTATGAATGTCATGCGAGATTTGTGAACGAAGGTATTTGAGGGTCTAAAAGGGCTGTGATGCaagtaataaaaaatgtaaCCATGTATGTATCTTTTGTTTGGTTGTAGTTGTATTTTGCAGATTCTTGTCTTTCTATGAAACCTTGTTTGTAGCATTCAAATTGTACTTTCATAGCATTGATTGAATGTTAATTAAATCTCATAATAACCAATCTACACTGTTTGAACATGTCTATATCAAATAGATTATACTGGCAATGAAGGCCTAGTAGATAACAGAAAGtacaaaattagaaaataagATGTATTCTTACACTAGTTTAAAGTTACTAAAACAGAACACAACCCAAAGAACATGCAAAACCACTCTCAAAAAACATGTTCCTTATTCAGATTAAATTGGGAATTTATAGATATAAAATTTTGCTAAAACGAGCATTGCATGAAATAAAAAAGGATTTGACATGCCATCATTTGGTCTCTTCCAAACTGTTCATTTCATGTTAGATTCTCATTGTTGAACAGACCATTACATTGTCTTTCATCTCATGCTTCTGCATTTCTCAACATGAATGAACTTGGAAATTTAGACACCTTCACTTAGTAAATTAACTCTTCATTATCGGCAAACCGAATGGATTCAAGACTATATATGATGtttatgaattgaatttagTAGACTTTGGGTGCATTGTCCTCGTATGCGCATATCATTCAAAGATGGAAGGCAAGGCAAGCCAGACAACTTAGGACATTTAGTTATTTCAAGTGTGGACTAGACATCCGTTGTGGGAAACGTTCACCTGTATATCCTCCCACACCTAAACTTTGAAGTTGTTGGGTAAGAGGTTGAAGCGCTTCAAGAATCTCCTCGGTGTTATTGTCTAAATACATCTATtcgaatctaaaaagtgaaatatttATAGTACCAGAGGCAATAATCATCTATAGTCCATATATTTAATCATTTATgatcaattaaaataattaggctttataacttttttctaattttatgcACTAACTATTAATTTATAGTCCCTAGTATATATTTAAAAGGACtaagaataaaatttgatagagataaagatttttttaaaatatttataaagtcaGGTACTGTTCTAGAGTATCCTACTAAGTCAGAGTATATCCTATAAAATCAGgtactacttttttttattttagtttttaccaTAGTATTCGGTTCGTTTGACCGCCTATAATCTGGTTTGGGGATCAATTTTGGCATCAAACGATCTGCTAAAAGACAAGGGACCGGACTAAACAACTTTtttgtaccctgtttgatttaAAACCggttatgggactggacaaattaggtagcaaaggacaggacaaaaacaagaatttttgtccCTCGTTGAACCgcaagacaactttttgtctacagtacaactataaaaaatacgaaaatacccattttattttcgaatataaaaatattatcgtcctatATCTTTTTGGTACAGTTTTGTCATGTGCTGTAATATCTTGTTTTGCCATGTACTGTTCTGCATAGTCATtgttgttttacgaatcaaacgcactcGTGGTCTTCTCAGACGAATCGTTCAGAAGAATATGAATTCGATTTCTGGTGGAAACAATTCTTCGTCAAACTTTGTTTATCTTCCGATCGACCGAATATTAGATTACTGGACCACTTCCTTtgagaaccagagggttaataatatatgaataagattttttttttttaacaaatttttattgaGAATTAGAAACTTGTAAGTTAAATTAGAAAGTAGTTAACAttataaatgtaaaaatatgaaattgggTTTGCAAAATCGTCAAAATAAGTTTGCGCGGTACCTTCTTCCTCATAtaaatatctatctatctatcccctcactcactcactcacaaaCTCACTCCAATTCGTTACTCCGAAACCCTAAATCCCAAAACCATGGCTCAGAACAACAATCTTTTTTCAAGAATCTGGAGCCAACTCGTGAACAATGTGAATCAGTTAATCAAACGTTACTATGAAGTTAACGAGACCGAAAACTCTCTCACTGTTCGTTAATATGTGCCTGGACTCCGTAAAGAAGATGTCAAGATCCGTGTCGATCACAACTCACTTAGGTTTACCATTAATGGAAATGGACATGGACATGATTTAACTGGGAAACATTACAACATTTATCAGACTAAAGCTCATGTTAGTGATGATCATGTGCTCAACATTGTTGTTCCTAAAATCAAGGATGAAGAGGAACGTTaccaagaagatgatgatgtggTGGTTCATGTCAATGTtgaatagaagaagaagaagaatatgatCTTTAAGGTATCTTTTAGTGTTAATTGATGTAATTAGGTAGGTTTTCATGGTGATTGACTTGTGTTGATAGCTGTGTTAAGAATTGAGATTTCGAATTGAAATTGAGTTTTTGTAAATGTGATAACTGTATTGCTTTAATGTCATGTGCATTATGAATTAACAGCTTAACTTGTGTAAGATCTTTGGTTTTGTGAAAGTTGTGTTTGAATTTCATGTGCATTTGAAGCACGGATACAAACTGACACTAGACAccgacacgtcgacaccgataataatttgagaaatgagataattcaatgtaatcgtAAGTGTCACTGTCGGACACCATCGCTTGTCCGACACTAGGACACGCCTAATTAGAGGAGTGTCCTTTCTTGATAGTGCATAACACATTAATGATTTGGCCTTAGCAATTGGTTTGGTAATGGTAATGGTATTTATCTGCATACTTGTTTACATACCCTTGATAACTTCAACTAGTGTCATATATACATGTACCGTATGAAGCAAGCTTCAGTTCACCATCATAGTTTCTTTAGTGaaagttttcaaattttattctcTAACCTTGCACTGCTATCAGGGGAGGTTGGAGTTTTTGATTCTTTATTCACAATAATTGCTTTGTAGTGGGAGAGGGTTTGCAGCTATCCTACTCATAAGCCGAATCTTGATGTTATTAAATTTGTTCTAGATTTGATATCTTATCCATGGACCATATGCATGTTAGGCCTAACAACATTTAATATGTCTGCTATATATGGTTTTATGATGATTTCCGTAGCTGGTTTAATGCAAAGTAGATTAGAAGGGAGTGGGACATTTAATATGTCTGCTGTATATGGGTTGTCCCACTTGATATCTAACTTTTAAGGGATGGTTGACCAAGTGCTTATGTACTTAGCAATTGATATCAGAACTGGTTTCCGAGCTGATGGCTCAAAAAGGGATACCTATGGAGGGACTAACTGAAATGGTTGAGTAAAGTGTCATAGAGTGCAACCACGGTTTCTCTGCATACTTTGTTTCCATACCCTTGATAACTTCAATTAGTGTCATATAACAACAtagttttaatgttatatttttccTGTTCTTCTAAATTCAGTGGAGTGGAGAGTAGTAAATGTATGAGGTCTGGTTGATGCAATAATACTTTTGGCTTAAGGAAATGACTTAAGGAGTATACACTATACATCCAAATTACAAGTACTGTATGAAGTAACCTTCAGTTCCCTGGTAGCAGGAGATGTTGGGACCTGGATTCCCTACAGTAAATTTTTAACACAGTTTCCTGCTGTAGTTAATCTGGACCATTCATTTATGACCGGACGGTACACATTTCAAACACAgttttttaaattaaacaaTCTGAACCATCAATTCAGATCGGACGGTGCAGATCTGTTACAGCATCAAATCCGTTTCCGAGATTTTGGGAGTTTTTTGAGTCTTTATTCATAATAGTTGCTTTGTAGTTGGAGAGGGTTTGCAGCTATGCCACTCATAAGTTGAATcatgttttttaatttgttctATATTTGATATCTTATCCATGAACCATAGGCATGGCCTGTTAGGCCTGACAACATTTAATATGCCTGCTATATATGGTTTTATGATGATTTCATTAGCTGGATATATTAATGCAAATCACATTTGAAGGGAATGTATTATTTTGCATTTACAAATGAGATTTATGAAGGTATTAGGATAAACTTTCTATTTTGAAGCTTGGCAATTAACTTGACCTCATTCTTAAATTCTTCAACTCCTTGCTTGACCTGAGGTTTTTGATAATCTCTTGACAGAAACTTCTTGGCATTCAATCAACCTTGGTATTAGTGTAGCCACAAAAACTCATGTTAGTGTTTAGGATATCTGTGTCATGTCATATATGTGCTTTGTGATTTTGATTATATGATAGcagataaaaaatcaaaaataacaAATCCTCTTTGTAATTGAATCATCCATGTTCCTTTCTCCTGAGCTTTACCACCTCATTCATTAACAACACTCGTCCGGTAAATGTAATTGAATCATGCGGAAGAAAGCGATTGTTTTTCAGATTTAAGAGAGTGTAACTTTCTCTTCATTGTGGACATTGGCGTTCGATTGGAATACCGGTGAATGATATTATGGGTGCCACAATGAAGGAAGGTATTTGAGGGTTTACTGATTGCGAACTTGTGATGCAAGTAATCAAAACTCATGTATCTTTTGTGTGACTTTATCTCATCCGTTTAAACCAGTAACGGTCAGgtttatttcttatttaaaaacatttttaattaatagtaaATAGTAATTGATCTATAAATCTCCTATAATAATAGCCATGCATTCTTACACAACCAAACAAACCAAAGAACATGCAAAGccatttttaaaaaacatgTTGCCATCATTTGGTCTCTTCCAAACATGTTGCCATTTTCAAAAAACATGTTGCCATCATTTGGTCTCTTTGTTGAACAGACCATTATTACATTGTCTTTCATCTCCTGCTTCTGCATTTCTCATCATGAATGAACTTGGAATTTTAGCATTTACTTTCACAGACCATAATTTGGTCTATAATCAGTGTTCAATCTGAATCGTTTCTTCCCTGAATGAAATTGGAATCACCATGGAAAATATGACAGTACACACAATGCAGCTGCGAAAGTAATATGTCATAATCAGAATGACACAATAATATTGAAAACAGCACAGTTGTGAAAATGTTATTAACAAATGATAATCTAATTTGTCATAAATTATATCATACAATATGGCACAAATACTATTAGACACCTTCACATTTTGCAAGGATAATCAACAAACCACTTCCTAAGCGCAAAATTTATAAGTATTTATTTCATAAGCACAAAATGTTCACCCAAATAATCCAAGGCCAAACTAAGGAAGGAAAAGTACATAGCTAAGGCCATCAAAGAAGCGTTTTTCTCATTAACCATTTAGAATTTTAACAAAACTTATCACACTGGTATAGATCAAATCATCAAAAGGTCGACTCATTTTTTAAGGATTCATCTTTTGCAAAAGTTTTATAagtctttttatatttaactttttttttaaaaaaaatgaagacatATATAATTCCATCACCAAATGTGcaacttttttataataattttcatcaaaaatttgaAAGCTAGACATAAACAAACCTTTTGTAAAAATTGAGGGAGCCTTAGCCAAGTCCCTAGCTTTCATGTACTTAATTAGTAAGAGAAATATTAAATATTGAGgtaaaagttattaaaaatgaaagtttgaaaggattataaaaaaataaaaaataaaagttcgAAAGGATTATGGGAATattaaatatgaacaaaaatacTCTTAATAAAgtttttgccaaaaaaattgAGATGTAATAAGTTACTAGTATTTTATTAGAAAGGTGAAATGTATCTTAGAATTATTTAAGTTTAACgtttataaacaaatttgttcttttgcccaaaattttaaaaaaaaaaaaagaaaaaaaaaacaaatttgttcttttaatttttttgagtaTCAAGTTGGTCCTTTTAGTATTTTTAAGTAATTGATCATTTAACTTTGTAACAAATTACATTGTTACCCTTTTAATGACATTCTGTTACACAAAAATGTTTACATAGATGGTAGAAATTttggaatattattaaaactgATAAGAACAAATTAGTAAACTATGTAGTAAAATTGTTTATATTTCtgtgttcctatttttatgcttattctttctataatttttgtgttcctatttttatgaatattcattttattcttaatataatttttttattgtttctgttcttttctataatttttttactaaactttctatgatctttttatttattttttttgttttgtttttatttttatacatagaTTCCTTTTTTTATGCAATATCTTATTAATAAAGTAAAATCATAATGAAGGATATAAAGTttggaatattattaaaacaGATAAGGACAAATTAGTAAATTTTGTaccaatcatttttttttttgctttcaccaccagtttaatctggttcgggggtcaattCTGGTATTAAgtgcaatgttttaagaaccggaccggaccggccggttcaaccggttcaaCCGGGAACCGGACACAGCAGCGGTCCGGGCTAGTGTTGAGAACCGGTAGTCTGCAGAACCGGAAAAAAACCGCTTGAAACCGGTACGAACCGTCCGGAACCGttcgaaccggtgaaccgggggcggtttgaaaaaaccggccggttcggaatcttttgaaaactaaaaaaaaaaaaaaaaaatttcgtaGAGAAGAGATTAAATTGAAAATGGGGAAAAACAGCTTCACCGGCGAGACGGCAGCGAAATTCCGGCCGACAAGCAAGGTGGTTGTCGGCGACATGCACAAACAATGGATTAGCCAGATCTATTGTCACTCGGAGCTTATCTGTGAAAAAATGAACTAATCACCGGAAAACCGGAGAATCGCCACACCGGAGAGTCATGACTGAGAAAATGGAGAAATAAATGGCTATTAACAAGCTTGATGAGTTGCTGGAAAATCCTTGCTTCGTTCATAATTGTTGCCTTGTAAGTTGGTATGAAAGGTGGAAAGAGAAAAACAGTACCAgtaaaaagaaagagatgagCGTTACatattcttttaatatattttaattaacattTATCTGCATCTCTCTTCAATCAAGGCAAAATAAGTGGGACCCATTCACTTTAGTGTTTCTTAAACAGTGCCCcagggcactgtttagcatttgcctttaaTATAATTGATATACTTTTTTGATATGCATTGACCAGCATTGTTTACATGTCTACCTTATTGATATGCATTAATATGCATTCATTGATATCTTGATATTTGccttaattgtataatatattcttaattcttaacaaacaattttaagtttatatgattatgtaaagtttatatgattttgtccaatttaaagtttaacaatttatatgaattatgaatttcgaatttatgtataattatttggtataaattatgcattttggatttatgatttctttattttaagtttctaaattttctattttgttaatgttactt
It contains:
- the LOC123906771 gene encoding putative disease resistance protein RGA3, with translation MAEAVLELVLHNLSSLIHKEIAIFLNFEQDFKSLASLLTTIKATLEDAEEKQFTNRAIKDWLLKLKDAAHVLDDILDECATEALELEHGGFNCGPSHKVQSSCISSLKRNQVAFRYKIAKKMKRIRERLDEIAEERGKFHLTEIVREKRSGVFDWRQTTSIITQPQIYGRNEDKDKIVDFLVDDAYAFEDLSVYPIVGLGGLGKTTLAQLIFNHERVINHYELRIWVCVSEDFSLKRMTKPIIESASGHACEDLDLEPLQRKLLDLLNGKRYLLVLDDLWDDEQENWQRLKFVLACGGKGASVLVTTRLPKVAAIMGTVSAYYLSKLSDDDCLKLFKQRAFGPNEKECANLMVIGNEIVKKCAGVPLAAITLGSLLRFKREEKEWLHVKESKLWSLQGENSVMAALRLSYLNLPVKLRQCFSLCALFPKDNIISKHFLIELWMAHGFISSVEKLEEEDIGNEVWNELYWRSFFQDIEIDEFGKIKSFKMHDLVHDLAQSVAEEVCSITDDNNVPSTSERIRHLSIYRRKSLRDVSSVRLANVKSLKTCLKHVDQLSPHVLKCYSLRVLDFERRTKLSSSIGCLKYLRYLNLSDGKFKTLPKSICKLWNLQILKLDNCYHLLNLPNRLTELKALQSIYLTNCYSLSSLPPMIRKLTLLKTLTLYIVDTKKGFFLEELGHLNLKGDLYIRHLERVNSVMNAKEANMSSKNLKQLRLSWERDEESNLQENVEEILEVLQPQTQQLQTLGVQGYTGSYFPPWMSSPSLENLTFLQLMDCKSCLHLPLLGKLPSLKDLRILNMSHVIYVDEEPCDGGVVCFVKLAVLVLVELPNLVRLSREDKENMFPCLSRLQITECPKLLGLPCLPYLNDLRIEGKCNQDLVSSIHKLDSLESLRFKDNEDLTCFPDGMLRNLTSLKILDIYGLFKLEQLPIELIYLNAIREIHITDCENLKPLTDEVIQELHSLKILEIVRCPKFDSESLRNRRFRRGFTTY